The Lactuca sativa cultivar Salinas chromosome 2, Lsat_Salinas_v11, whole genome shotgun sequence genome includes a window with the following:
- the LOC111879843 gene encoding GDP-Man:Man(3)GlcNAc(2)-PP-Dol alpha-1,2-mannosyltransferase: protein MVILILIRIFVVSTILTKVIRFIWALIVARFDRKKAVGFFHPYTNDGGGGERVLWCAVKAIQEERPDLDCVIYTGDHDASPDSLILRAVDRFGVKLLSPPKVVHLQERKWIEETTYPRFTMIGQSFGSIYLSYEALTKFVPLYYLDTSGYAFTYPLARLFGCKVICYTHYPTISLDMLSRVHSRSSMYNNDAIVAKSVLLSQLKVVYYKFFSWMYGFVGSCANLAMVNSSWTQSHIEKLWRIPNRTKRVYPPCDTTGLQELPLERETTPPKIISVAQFRPEKAHAVQLQAFALCIKKLNVETRRPKLQVVGSCRNDADETRLQNLKDLAIELMIEEDVEFHKNVSYRELVRLLGGATAGIHSMIDEHFGISVVEYMAAGAIPIAHNSAGPKMDIVLPEEGKQTGFLAETVEEYADAILEILRMSESEKHDMAAAARRRAGSFSEQRFYHDFKAAVRPILNQ from the exons ATGGTGATTCTAATACTGATAAGGATATTTGTAGTTTCAACAATTTTGACTAAAGTAATAAGATTCATTTGGGCTTTAATTGTCGCCCGGTTTGACAGAAAGAAGGCCGTAGGGTTCTTTCACCCTTACACCAACGACGGCGGAGGTGGAGAAAGAGTTTTGTGGTGTGCAGTTAAAGCTATTCAAGAAGAACGCCCTGATCTTGATTGTGTTATCTACACCGGCGATCATGATGCTTCTCCTGACAGCCTCATCCTCCGCGCCGTCGATCGGTTTGGTGTTAAGTTGCTTTCTCCTCCCAAG GTTGTGCACTTACAAGAAAGGAAATGGATCGAAGAAACAACATATCCTCGCTTCACCATGATTGGTCAAAGTTTTGGTTCAATCTACCTTTCATACGAAGCTTTGACCAAATTTGTTCCATTATACTATCTGGATACAAGTGGATATGCCTTTACCTATCCACTCGCCCGACTTTTTGGTTGCAAAGTCATCTGCTACACACATTACCCAACAATCAGCTTAGATATGCTTTCTCGTGTTCATTCAAGGAGTTCCATGTATAATAATGACGCCATTGTTGCTAAAAG TGTACTGCTATCACAGTTGAAAGTTGTATATTACAAATTTTTTAGCTGGATGTATGGCTTTGTTGGTTCTTGTGCAAATCTTGCAATGGTAAACTCTTCATGGACACAATCGCATATTGAAAAGCTTTGGAGAATTCCAAATCGTACTAAACGAGTTTATCCTCCTTGTGATACAACTGGATTGCAG GAACTTCCACTGGAAAGAGAAACAACACCACCTAAAATCATTTCAGTGGCTCAATTTCGACCAGAGAAG GCACATGCTGTTCAGCTTCAGGCTTTTGCACTTTGCATCAAGAAACTGAATGTGGAGACTCGTAGACCTAAACTCCAGGTTGTTGGTAGCTGTAGAAACGATGCTGATGAAACAAGATTACAGAATTTGAAAGATTTAGCAATTGAACTCATGATAGAAGAGGATGTAGAGTTCCATAAGAATGTGTCCTACAG GGAGTTAGTAAGGCTATTGGGTGGTGCAACTGCAGGGATTCATTCAATGATTGATGAACATTTTGGCATTAGTGTTGTAGAGTACATGGCTGCAGGAGCCATTCCCAttg CTCATAATTCAGCTGGCCCGAAGATGGACATTGTGTtacctgaagaagggaagcaaaCCGGGTTTCTTGCTGAGACTGTGGAAGAATATGCAGATGCGATTTTGGAGATTTTAAGGATGTCCGAATCTGAAAAACATGACATGGCTGCAGCTGCCAGAAGACGAGCTGGCAGCTTCTCAGAGCAAAGATTTTATCATGATTTTAAAGCTGCAGTTAGACCCATTCTAAACCAATGA